From a single Aestuariibius sp. HNIBRBA575 genomic region:
- the glnA gene encoding type I glutamate--ammonia ligase, whose amino-acid sequence MSNADLVKKIKDEGIEYVDIRFTDPRGKLQHVTVIADEVDEDFLDDGFMFDGSSIAGWKSIDQSDMKLMPDVKSAYLDPFYAEKTICIHCSIVEPDTGEAYERDPRGTAEKAEAYLIASGIGDTAYMGPEAEFFLFDDVRYSVEMNKVSYQVDALDASWNSDTEYEMGNTGHRPGIKGGYFPVNPIDDAQDIRSEMLSTMKRMGMKVDKHHHEVASCQHELGLIFGTLTHQADELQKYKYVVHNVAQAYGKSATFMPKPISGDNGTGMHVNMSIWKEGKPLFAGDKYADLSQEALYFIGGILKHAKTLNAFTNPSTNSYKRLIPGFEAPVLRAYSASNRSGCVRIPWAESPKAKRVEARFPDPAANPYLCFAALLMAGLDGIKNKIDPGPSSDKDLYDLPPEELAEIPTVCASLRESLEALESDHDFLLAGDVFTKSQIDGYLELKWDEVYAYEHTPHPVEFKMYYSC is encoded by the coding sequence GGCAAACTTCAGCACGTCACCGTCATCGCTGACGAAGTTGACGAAGATTTCCTGGATGATGGCTTTATGTTTGATGGCTCTTCCATCGCGGGCTGGAAATCCATTGATCAATCCGACATGAAATTGATGCCAGATGTCAAATCGGCCTATCTGGACCCGTTTTATGCAGAAAAAACCATCTGTATTCACTGTTCCATCGTCGAACCAGACACCGGCGAAGCCTATGAGCGTGACCCACGCGGCACCGCCGAAAAAGCCGAAGCGTATCTGATCGCATCCGGCATCGGTGACACCGCCTATATGGGCCCAGAAGCTGAGTTTTTCCTGTTCGACGACGTGCGCTATAGCGTTGAAATGAACAAAGTGTCCTACCAAGTTGACGCGCTGGACGCGTCCTGGAATTCTGACACCGAATACGAAATGGGCAATACAGGCCACCGTCCCGGCATCAAGGGCGGCTATTTCCCTGTGAACCCAATCGACGACGCTCAGGACATCCGTTCTGAAATGCTGTCGACCATGAAACGCATGGGCATGAAAGTTGACAAACACCACCACGAAGTGGCGTCCTGTCAGCACGAGCTGGGCCTGATTTTCGGCACATTGACGCACCAAGCGGATGAGCTGCAGAAATACAAATACGTTGTGCACAACGTTGCCCAAGCTTACGGCAAATCCGCCACCTTTATGCCCAAGCCGATTTCCGGTGATAACGGCACAGGCATGCACGTGAACATGTCCATCTGGAAAGAGGGCAAGCCCCTGTTTGCAGGCGACAAATATGCGGATCTGTCCCAAGAAGCTCTGTACTTCATCGGCGGCATCCTGAAGCACGCAAAAACACTGAACGCGTTCACAAACCCATCGACAAACAGCTACAAACGTTTGATCCCCGGTTTTGAAGCCCCCGTTCTGCGCGCCTATTCCGCATCCAACCGGTCCGGTTGCGTTCGTATTCCATGGGCAGAATCCCCCAAGGCAAAACGCGTCGAAGCCCGTTTCCCTGATCCAGCAGCCAACCCATACCTGTGCTTTGCGGCCCTGTTGATGGCTGGTCTTGACGGTATCAAAAACAAAATCGATCCCGGCCCCTCCTCTGACAAAGATCTGTACGATCTGCCCCCAGAAGAGCTGGCTGAAATTCCAACCGTTTGCGCGTCTTTGCGTGAATCTCTGGAAGCGCTGGAATCCGATCACGACTTCTTGCTGGCCGGTGACGTGTTCACCAAATCCCAGATCGACGGCTATTTGGAACTGAAATGGGACGAAGTGTATGCCTATGAGCACACACCACACCCTGTTGAATTCAAAATGTACTACAGCTGCTAA
- a CDS encoding alpha/beta fold hydrolase, with translation MPTERFTFLGHSGHKLAARLDMPDGPHLATALFAHCFTCGKDIPAARRISARLAAMGIAVLRFDFTGLGHSEGEFENTHFNSNVADLTAACNALTSRGMAPTMLIGHSLGGAAVLKAAAQMPQIKAVATLGAPFDPAHVTHNFASELPKIAENGVSEVNLGGRPFRINQDFVQDVITEDLRPAIANLKAALMVLHGPHDTIVGIENASDIFAAAKHPKSFVTLDDADHLITRLEDAEYAADVIAAWSRRYLDLTPPAPPPGVPEGVLRVTEADSDGFLQDIQSGPGHHALADEPLAYGGTNRGMSPYGFVSAGLGACTSMTIRMYARRKGWPLRGISVDVSHNKVHAQDAQPGSDAKVDQFHRVIHLSGDLTDEQRAKLLEIADKCPVHRTLERSNIVKTQLAEI, from the coding sequence ATGCCAACCGAACGGTTTACATTTTTAGGCCATTCCGGACACAAATTGGCCGCGCGTTTGGACATGCCGGACGGGCCTCATTTGGCGACAGCCTTGTTTGCACATTGTTTCACCTGCGGCAAAGACATCCCCGCAGCCCGGCGGATTTCGGCACGACTGGCGGCGATGGGCATCGCTGTTTTACGGTTTGATTTCACAGGCTTGGGCCATTCCGAGGGTGAGTTTGAAAACACGCATTTCAACTCAAATGTTGCGGATTTAACCGCCGCATGTAACGCTTTGACCAGCCGTGGCATGGCACCGACCATGCTGATCGGACATTCGCTTGGTGGGGCTGCGGTCCTAAAGGCAGCCGCGCAAATGCCCCAAATCAAGGCCGTCGCGACGCTGGGTGCGCCGTTTGATCCCGCCCATGTCACCCATAATTTCGCCAGTGAACTGCCCAAAATTGCGGAAAATGGCGTATCCGAAGTGAATTTAGGCGGGCGGCCCTTTCGGATCAATCAGGACTTTGTTCAGGATGTCATTACAGAGGATTTGCGCCCAGCCATCGCCAATCTAAAAGCCGCGCTGATGGTGCTGCATGGCCCCCACGACACTATTGTTGGCATTGAAAACGCCAGCGACATTTTTGCGGCCGCCAAACATCCCAAAAGCTTTGTCACGCTTGATGATGCCGACCATTTGATCACTCGGTTAGAGGATGCAGAATACGCCGCAGATGTGATTGCCGCCTGGAGCAGGCGATATCTGGATCTAACGCCCCCGGCCCCCCCACCGGGCGTGCCCGAAGGCGTGTTGCGTGTCACCGAAGCCGATTCAGACGGTTTTCTACAAGATATTCAATCCGGCCCCGGTCATCACGCCTTGGCGGATGAGCCGTTGGCCTATGGCGGCACAAACCGTGGCATGTCGCCCTATGGTTTTGTCTCGGCCGGGCTTGGCGCATGTACGTCGATGACCATCCGCATGTATGCCCGCCGCAAAGGCTGGCCATTGCGTGGGATCAGCGTAGATGTCAGCCATAACAAGGTGCACGCCCAAGACGCGCAGCCGGGTTCAGACGCCAAAGTTGATCAATTTCACAGGGTCATTCATTTATCGGGTGATCTAACGGATGAACAGCGCGCTAAATTGCTGGAAATCGCAGATAAATGCCCGGTTCATAGGACATTGGAACGCTCAAATATTGTGAAAACCCAACTGGCCGAAATCTGA
- a CDS encoding DUF3445 domain-containing protein, giving the protein MPSPILQSILPLSRREAALNPIPQMRPVTGAWLRRDDAFDAQLALKSQLIAQHKEDVLHSLPGSEDAQIELLEIILAQLDSAYQIGADRVRRPDGAWVALDWTEPLRTASQLIQEDLCLLQKRGGEHVLTAALLCFPASWTLAQKIGRPLSVIHVPVPEYNAEIATRVQRLFDGIQPGRPIWRANLLRYDDPSLYQPRREDDPRETGSPDAKYWRSERQTVLRLPKSQAVLFAIHTLVVEA; this is encoded by the coding sequence ATGCCATCCCCGATTTTACAATCCATCCTGCCATTATCCCGCCGAGAGGCAGCCCTGAACCCGATCCCGCAAATGCGCCCCGTCACGGGCGCGTGGCTGCGACGCGATGATGCGTTTGACGCGCAGCTGGCGTTGAAATCGCAGTTGATCGCCCAACACAAAGAGGATGTGTTGCACAGCTTGCCCGGGTCCGAAGACGCCCAAATTGAGCTGTTGGAAATCATTTTGGCGCAGTTGGATTCTGCATATCAGATCGGCGCAGATCGCGTGCGCCGTCCTGATGGGGCATGGGTGGCGTTGGATTGGACCGAGCCGTTACGCACCGCGTCGCAATTGATCCAAGAGGATCTGTGCTTGTTGCAAAAACGGGGCGGTGAACATGTGTTAACCGCGGCGTTGCTGTGTTTCCCAGCGAGCTGGACCTTGGCGCAAAAAATCGGTCGCCCGCTGAGCGTGATCCACGTCCCAGTGCCGGAATATAACGCAGAAATTGCAACCCGCGTGCAGCGTTTGTTTGATGGCATTCAACCGGGCCGCCCTATTTGGCGGGCCAATCTGCTGCGATATGATGATCCGTCATTATATCAGCCCCGACGCGAGGATGACCCACGCGAAACAGGCAGCCCTGATGCAAAGTATTGGCGCAGCGAACGTCAAACCGTCCTGCGATTGCCAAAGTCGCAGGCCGTGTTATTTGCCATTCACACCCTTGTCGTCGAAGCATGA
- a CDS encoding GAF domain-containing protein, with amino-acid sequence MISYLDDSLHHICSSAGLDLPLESGNTLTFDYSICRHVQMMNFPLVVEDALTHPLLVDNKSINELGVLAYIGVPIRDAAGRAVGCVSAVQKRSRRWCDADLELLTQAAKEIEKLIPAPAMG; translated from the coding sequence ATGATATCTTACTTGGATGACTCTCTGCACCACATTTGTTCCTCTGCCGGGTTAGACTTGCCGCTTGAATCCGGAAACACTCTGACGTTTGATTACTCAATTTGCCGGCATGTTCAGATGATGAATTTCCCATTGGTGGTCGAAGATGCGCTAACGCATCCCTTGTTGGTGGATAATAAATCCATCAATGAATTGGGGGTGTTAGCCTATATTGGCGTCCCGATCCGGGATGCGGCCGGACGGGCTGTGGGATGTGTTTCTGCCGTGCAAAAACGATCCCGACGCTGGTGTGATGCGGATCTAGAGCTGCTTACCCAAGCTGCAAAAGAGATTGAAAAACTGATACCAGCCCCTGCAATGGGCTGA